The Leclercia sp. S52 genome has a segment encoding these proteins:
- a CDS encoding multidrug/biocide efflux PACE transporter, with product MQHNDIQHRKLPERIFHAVCFEGIATAILAPTTAWLMQRPVLEMGGLTILLATTAMIWNIIYNAGFDKLWPRHIITRTAKVRALHALGFEVGFIFIGVGIVSLVLGVSLLQAFTLEIGFFIFFLPYTMVYNWAYDTLRDRIMKRRQQRQTATW from the coding sequence ATGCAGCACAACGATATTCAACACCGAAAACTGCCGGAGCGTATCTTTCACGCCGTCTGTTTCGAGGGCATCGCCACGGCGATCCTCGCCCCGACCACCGCCTGGCTGATGCAGCGTCCGGTGCTGGAGATGGGCGGATTAACCATTCTGCTCGCCACCACGGCGATGATCTGGAACATCATCTATAACGCCGGGTTCGACAAGCTGTGGCCGCGGCATATCATCACCCGTACCGCCAAAGTCCGCGCGCTGCACGCCCTCGGCTTTGAGGTCGGGTTTATTTTTATCGGCGTCGGCATTGTGTCGCTGGTGCTGGGCGTGAGTCTGCTGCAGGCATTCACCTTAGAGATTGGCTTCTTTATTTTCTTCCTGCCGTACACCATGGTCTATAACTGGGCGTACGACACCCTGCGCGATCGCATCATGAAGCGACGCCAGCAGCGCCAGACTGCCACCTGGTAA
- the fabV gene encoding enoyl-ACP reductase FabV has product MIIKPKIRGFICTTTHPVGCQVNVNKQIEYVRKNGKLTDGPARVLVIGASTGYGLASRISAAFGGGASTIGVFFEKPGTDTKPGSAGWYNSAAFDEAAKREGLYSKSINGDAFSDECRDEVIQLIKEDLGQIDLVVYSLASPVRKMPKTGEVVRSALKPIGEVYTSKAIDTNKDQIITASIEPATEEEVRNTVTVMGGEDWELWIDALNNAGVLADGVKTVAYSYIGTDLTWPIYWHGALGKAKEDLDRAAKALRNKLAPLNGAANVAVLKSVVTQASSAIPVMPLYISIVFKLMKDRGIHEGCIEQINRLMTTSLYGDDAKLDDEQRIRMDDLELREDVQQACREIWPTITDENLEQLTDYIAYKEEFLKLFGFGFEEVNYEADTDTNIDFDVKTLI; this is encoded by the coding sequence ATGATAATTAAACCCAAGATTCGTGGATTCATCTGTACCACCACACATCCGGTTGGTTGCCAGGTCAACGTAAACAAACAAATCGAGTATGTCCGCAAAAACGGAAAACTCACTGATGGCCCTGCGCGTGTGCTGGTGATCGGTGCTTCAACTGGTTATGGGCTTGCATCCAGAATTTCTGCAGCATTTGGCGGCGGTGCTTCCACTATCGGTGTTTTCTTTGAAAAACCGGGCACGGATACCAAGCCTGGCTCTGCGGGCTGGTATAACTCTGCGGCTTTTGATGAAGCAGCGAAACGTGAAGGCCTTTACTCGAAAAGCATCAACGGCGACGCGTTCTCCGATGAGTGCCGCGACGAAGTCATCCAGCTGATCAAAGAAGACTTAGGCCAGATTGATTTAGTGGTTTATTCGCTGGCGTCTCCGGTCAGAAAGATGCCAAAAACTGGCGAAGTTGTTCGCTCTGCGCTGAAGCCAATCGGTGAGGTTTATACCTCTAAAGCCATTGATACCAACAAAGATCAGATCATCACCGCCAGCATTGAACCGGCAACCGAAGAAGAAGTGCGTAATACGGTTACCGTGATGGGTGGCGAGGACTGGGAACTGTGGATTGATGCGCTGAATAACGCAGGCGTTCTGGCTGATGGCGTGAAGACCGTTGCCTACTCCTACATCGGCACGGATTTGACCTGGCCTATTTACTGGCACGGCGCGCTTGGTAAGGCGAAGGAAGATCTGGATCGGGCGGCAAAAGCGTTACGCAACAAGCTGGCTCCTCTCAACGGCGCTGCAAACGTCGCGGTGTTGAAGTCTGTTGTGACGCAGGCATCCTCAGCCATTCCTGTCATGCCGCTTTATATTTCTATCGTGTTCAAGCTCATGAAAGACCGTGGGATCCACGAAGGTTGTATTGAGCAAATTAATCGTCTGATGACAACCAGCCTGTACGGCGATGATGCCAAACTTGATGACGAACAGCGAATTCGCATGGACGATCTGGAACTGCGTGAAGACGTGCAGCAGGCGTGCCGCGAAATATGGCCGACGATTACCGATGAAAATCTGGAGCAGTTAACAGATTACATTGCTTATAAAGAAGAGTTCCTGAAGTTGTTTGGGTTCGGATTCGAAGAGGTTAACTACGAAGCCGATACCGATACAAATATAGATTTTGATGTGAAAACATTAATCTAA
- the rcnR gene encoding Ni(II)/Co(II)-binding transcriptional repressor RcnR, producing the protein MSHTIRDKQKLKARTNKIQGQVAALKNMLDEPHECAAVLQQIAAIRGAVNGLMREVIKGHLTEHIVHEGDEVKREEDLDVVLKVLDSYIK; encoded by the coding sequence GTGTCGCATACCATCCGTGATAAACAGAAGCTTAAAGCCCGTACCAATAAAATTCAGGGTCAGGTCGCGGCGCTGAAAAACATGCTGGATGAGCCGCACGAGTGTGCTGCGGTGCTGCAGCAGATTGCAGCGATCCGCGGGGCGGTAAACGGCCTGATGCGGGAAGTGATCAAAGGCCATCTCACTGAGCATATCGTTCATGAAGGCGATGAAGTGAAGCGTGAAGAGGATCTTGATGTGGTGCTGAAGGTGCTGGATTCATACATTAAATAA
- a CDS encoding nickel/cobalt efflux protein RcnA: MNEFSALLQQGNAWFFIPSAILLGALHGLEPGHSKTMMAAFIIAIKGTVRQAVMLGLAATVSHTAIVWLIAFGGMYLSNRFTAESAEPWLQLISAAIILSTAVWMFWRTWQGEKSWLAGMQAHDVHHDHDHHHHDHEHHHHEHDHAALEGLEVNSKEYQDAHERAHANDIQRRFAGREVTNGQILLFGLTGGLIPCPAAITVLLICIQLKALTLGATLVVSFSIGLALTLVTVGVGAAVSVRQVAKRWSGFNTMAKRAPYFSSVLIGLVGIYMGIHGYLGVMR; this comes from the coding sequence ATGAACGAATTTTCCGCTCTTCTTCAGCAAGGTAATGCCTGGTTTTTTATTCCCAGCGCCATCTTACTGGGCGCTTTACACGGCCTGGAGCCCGGCCATTCCAAAACCATGATGGCAGCATTTATCATCGCCATTAAAGGCACGGTGCGACAGGCCGTGATGCTTGGGCTGGCCGCAACGGTTTCCCATACCGCCATCGTCTGGCTGATTGCCTTTGGCGGGATGTACCTTAGCAACAGGTTCACCGCGGAATCAGCCGAACCATGGCTACAGTTGATCTCTGCGGCCATTATTTTGAGCACCGCGGTATGGATGTTCTGGCGCACCTGGCAAGGGGAAAAGAGCTGGCTGGCAGGGATGCAGGCGCATGATGTTCATCATGACCATGACCACCATCATCACGACCATGAGCATCATCATCACGAGCACGACCATGCCGCGCTGGAAGGGCTGGAGGTCAATTCAAAAGAGTATCAGGATGCCCACGAGCGCGCTCACGCTAATGATATTCAGCGCCGCTTCGCCGGCAGAGAAGTGACTAACGGGCAGATCCTGCTGTTCGGCCTGACCGGGGGGCTCATTCCCTGCCCTGCCGCCATCACCGTACTGCTCATCTGCATCCAGCTGAAAGCCTTAACCCTGGGCGCCACGCTGGTGGTCAGCTTCAGCATTGGGCTGGCGCTCACTCTGGTGACCGTCGGCGTAGGGGCTGCGGTGAGCGTGCGCCAGGTGGCAAAACGCTGGAGCGGGTTTAATACGATGGCCAAAAGAGCCCCGTACTTCTCCAGCGTGCTGATTGGGCTGGTGGGGATCTATATGGGGATCCATGGATATCTGGGCGTAATGCGATAA
- a CDS encoding LysR family transcriptional regulator translates to MRYSPEALTAFVETVAAGSFSAAARRLRKSQSTISTAIAHLEDDLGFALFDRSARQPVLTAQGKQVLGYVQSILAASARLDELAVSLSEETEARLSFVLSDTLHPDVLEEMLYRFDERFPHTEFECLIGEDEDVIDLLQKGRAHIGLTEARESYPTDIAAVRLPMQTHMAIYTSATHPLAAQRRTEADELHGWRELRLNTYLEREPVLAQGPVWSAPNYLMLLSMAVQGFGWCALPCALVAEFAPSNALVQINVPGWPRSVAIDLVWNKRSPPGTAGNWLRHWLQHQADPV, encoded by the coding sequence ATGCGCTACTCCCCTGAAGCCTTAACGGCCTTTGTCGAGACGGTTGCCGCTGGCTCGTTCTCCGCCGCCGCCCGTCGTCTGCGTAAAAGCCAGTCCACCATCAGCACCGCCATCGCCCATCTGGAAGACGACCTCGGGTTTGCGCTGTTCGATCGCAGCGCTCGCCAGCCGGTACTCACCGCTCAGGGCAAGCAGGTGCTGGGCTACGTTCAGTCGATCCTTGCCGCCAGCGCGCGCCTTGACGAGCTGGCGGTCTCCCTCAGCGAAGAGACCGAAGCGCGGCTGAGCTTTGTGCTCTCCGATACCCTGCACCCGGACGTGCTGGAGGAGATGCTGTATCGTTTTGATGAGCGTTTTCCCCACACCGAATTCGAGTGCCTGATTGGCGAAGATGAGGATGTCATCGACCTGCTGCAAAAAGGGCGGGCGCACATCGGCCTTACCGAGGCGCGGGAGAGCTATCCCACCGACATTGCCGCCGTTCGCCTGCCGATGCAGACCCACATGGCGATCTATACCTCCGCCACCCATCCCCTCGCCGCGCAAAGACGCACTGAGGCCGATGAGCTGCACGGCTGGCGGGAGCTGCGCCTGAACACCTATCTGGAGCGCGAACCGGTACTGGCCCAGGGGCCGGTGTGGTCGGCACCTAACTACCTGATGTTGCTCAGCATGGCGGTGCAGGGCTTCGGCTGGTGCGCGCTGCCCTGTGCGCTGGTCGCGGAGTTCGCACCCTCGAATGCGCTGGTGCAGATTAACGTACCGGGCTGGCCGCGTTCGGTGGCAATCGATCTGGTGTGGAATAAACGCTCTCCGCCGGGGACGGCGGGAAACTGGCTGCGGCACTGGCTTCAGCACCAGGCGGATCCGGTGTGA
- the yjdI gene encoding 4Fe-4S mono-cluster protein YjdI, translating to MDNELLEAGYRAYTGEKIDVYFNTGICQHAGNCVRGSARLFNLKRKPWIIPDEVDVDTVVRVIDTCPSGALKYRHK from the coding sequence ATGGATAACGAACTGCTGGAAGCGGGATACCGGGCCTATACCGGTGAGAAAATTGATGTCTACTTCAATACCGGTATTTGTCAGCACGCGGGAAACTGCGTACGCGGCAGCGCCAGACTCTTCAACCTGAAACGTAAGCCGTGGATCATTCCTGATGAAGTGGATGTTGATACGGTTGTGCGTGTGATTGATACCTGCCCAAGCGGCGCACTCAAATACCGCCACAAATAA
- a CDS encoding amino acid permease, with amino-acid sequence MSKIWSKEETLWSFALYGTAVGAGTLFLPIQLGSAGAVVLFITALVAYPFTYWPHKALCQFILSAKTKGSEGITGAVTHYYGKKIGNLITTLYFVAFFVVVQIYAVAITNSLTEQLAKHMTVDMTVRVLVSLGVVLTLNLIFLMGRHVTIRVMGFLVFPLIAYFLLVSLYLTHSWQPSLLTSQMSVDKHTLHQVWISIPVMVFAFSHTPIISTFAVDRQEKYGDAAMGKCTRIMKVAYLIICLSVLFFVFSCLLSIPPSYIVAAKEEGVTILSALSMMPSSPSWLGISGIVVAIIAMSKSFLGTYFGVIEGATEMVKSGLNQVGVKKSRAFNRAVSVMGVSLITFAVCCINPNAISMIYAISGPLIAMILFIMPTLSTFLIPALKPYRSVGNVLTLIVGVLCVSVMFIA; translated from the coding sequence ATGTCGAAAATCTGGTCTAAAGAAGAGACCCTCTGGAGCTTTGCCCTGTACGGCACGGCCGTGGGCGCAGGAACCCTGTTTCTGCCCATCCAGCTGGGATCTGCGGGCGCTGTCGTCCTGTTTATCACCGCCCTCGTGGCGTATCCATTCACCTACTGGCCCCACAAAGCGTTATGTCAGTTCATCCTCTCGGCAAAAACTAAAGGTAGCGAAGGGATCACCGGTGCGGTGACGCACTACTACGGGAAAAAGATCGGCAATCTGATCACCACGCTCTACTTTGTCGCCTTTTTTGTGGTGGTGCAGATCTATGCCGTGGCGATCACCAACTCCCTGACCGAACAGCTGGCGAAGCATATGACGGTGGATATGACCGTGCGGGTGCTGGTCAGCCTGGGCGTGGTGCTGACGTTAAATCTGATCTTCCTGATGGGGCGTCATGTCACCATTCGGGTGATGGGCTTTCTGGTCTTCCCGCTGATTGCTTACTTCCTGCTGGTGTCGCTGTATCTTACCCACAGCTGGCAGCCCTCGCTGCTCACCAGCCAGATGAGCGTAGATAAACACACCCTGCACCAGGTGTGGATCTCCATTCCGGTGATGGTGTTCGCCTTCAGCCATACGCCGATTATTTCGACCTTTGCCGTCGACAGACAGGAGAAATATGGCGACGCCGCGATGGGCAAATGTACCCGCATCATGAAGGTGGCGTACCTGATCATCTGCCTGAGCGTGCTGTTCTTCGTCTTCAGCTGCCTGCTGTCTATCCCGCCGTCCTACATCGTCGCCGCCAAAGAAGAAGGGGTCACCATTCTCTCTGCGCTGTCGATGATGCCCTCCTCCCCTTCCTGGCTTGGGATCTCCGGGATTGTGGTGGCCATCATCGCGATGTCGAAATCGTTTCTTGGCACCTATTTCGGCGTGATTGAGGGGGCGACGGAGATGGTGAAATCAGGGTTAAATCAGGTTGGCGTGAAGAAAAGTCGCGCCTTTAATCGGGCCGTGTCGGTGATGGGGGTCTCGCTGATCACCTTTGCGGTGTGCTGCATTAATCCCAATGCCATCTCAATGATCTACGCCATCAGCGGGCCGCTTATCGCCATGATCCTGTTTATCATGCCAACCCTGTCGACCTTCCTGATCCCGGCCCTGAAGCCTTACCGCTCCGTCGGCAATGTGCTGACGCTGATTGTCGGGGTGTTATGCGTGTCGGTGATGTTTATTGCGTAG
- a CDS encoding tyrosine-type recombinase/integrase yields MTIKGQEYLYLSPDGVWQFQIYIPSYMRHMFGGKRLYRKSTGTRDIYKARHFRNHMLVEWNNLKEQFKPDTEDKRIQLAITSLHSQIRKNKNKPLIEERASSIPHLCFLRDEYATAYQDRRSFSTLSKSARAVEVFLQSIGKVDISLDQIGRRLVTDFIEEQQKRDVAPQTVQNWLTSLGSLYEFAKRRYDAIAPLNPFHGHNLEARRTIESYQPFEWHQLSTLLNEADEELRAVILIGLFSGARLDEIASLKKEEIVMVEGIRTFYISKSKTKAGIRHIPIHAFLIGMVDYYLSLNTGDYLLPQANKIERKDGKKGPFYSQAFTRLRRRVVPMATDRQCFHSLRGHFITCLDRAGVPEQRIGYITGHSSQAASTEAFKTYSAGCSMKELSDYVEMVDYPEIIFPETKKGA; encoded by the coding sequence ATGACAATCAAGGGCCAGGAGTATCTTTATCTTTCACCGGACGGTGTATGGCAGTTTCAAATCTACATCCCGTCTTATATGCGTCACATGTTCGGCGGGAAGCGCCTGTATCGGAAAAGTACAGGGACAAGAGATATCTACAAGGCGCGTCACTTCCGTAACCACATGCTGGTAGAGTGGAACAACCTTAAAGAACAGTTCAAGCCTGATACTGAGGATAAGCGTATTCAGCTTGCGATCACTTCCCTGCACTCTCAAATCAGGAAGAACAAGAATAAACCATTGATTGAAGAACGAGCCAGTTCGATTCCTCATCTGTGCTTCTTACGAGATGAATACGCTACTGCATACCAGGATCGGAGATCATTCTCCACACTGAGCAAATCAGCGCGAGCCGTTGAGGTGTTTCTCCAGAGTATTGGGAAAGTTGATATCAGTCTGGATCAGATTGGACGCCGATTAGTTACAGACTTCATAGAAGAACAGCAGAAACGCGATGTAGCGCCCCAGACGGTGCAAAACTGGCTTACATCGTTAGGTAGCCTCTACGAGTTCGCCAAACGTCGCTATGACGCTATAGCGCCCCTAAATCCGTTCCATGGTCACAACCTTGAAGCGCGGCGCACAATTGAAAGCTATCAGCCGTTTGAATGGCATCAGCTATCTACACTACTCAACGAAGCAGACGAAGAGCTACGAGCAGTTATTCTGATCGGTTTGTTCTCTGGTGCAAGGCTGGACGAAATAGCCAGCTTGAAGAAAGAAGAGATCGTTATGGTGGAAGGGATACGGACATTCTACATTAGCAAATCCAAGACGAAGGCAGGGATTAGACACATTCCTATCCATGCTTTTCTGATCGGCATGGTGGATTATTATCTGAGTTTGAACACTGGAGATTACCTGTTACCACAGGCTAACAAGATTGAACGCAAAGACGGTAAGAAAGGACCATTCTATTCCCAGGCATTCACCCGCTTACGGCGTCGCGTAGTGCCTATGGCTACAGACCGTCAGTGCTTTCACAGTTTGAGGGGGCATTTTATCACGTGTCTCGACCGTGCCGGAGTACCCGAACAACGGATCGGATATATCACGGGGCACTCTTCACAAGCCGCTTCTACAGAAGCATTCAAGACCTACAGCGCGGGGTGTTCCATGAAAGAGCTATCCGACTATGTGGAAATGGTGGATTATCCAGAAATCATCTTTCCAGAAACGAAAAAAGGGGCGTAA
- a CDS encoding LysE family translocator translates to MLDITNFGLFALSVFLLSVTPGPDMAYVIGQSVANGRRSGIISAAGVALGSCTHAVASAVGLTALITASPLMFTIIKYLGAAYLMYLGSKMVLGTFAKQTTNHSEPEPVKTKANLTNLLSKGFITTLTNPKVLLFFISFFPQFVSPGGAHQTASFLILGMAYALIAFFD, encoded by the coding sequence ATGCTGGACATAACAAACTTTGGGCTTTTTGCCCTGTCAGTTTTTCTTCTTTCCGTAACACCAGGGCCTGATATGGCCTACGTGATAGGTCAAAGCGTGGCTAACGGAAGAAGATCGGGGATCATCTCTGCGGCTGGTGTCGCCTTGGGTAGCTGTACTCATGCTGTAGCAAGCGCAGTCGGATTAACGGCATTGATTACCGCTTCTCCGCTGATGTTCACCATCATCAAGTATCTCGGGGCGGCTTATCTTATGTATCTCGGTAGTAAGATGGTTTTGGGAACCTTCGCAAAACAAACCACCAATCACAGCGAACCTGAACCCGTTAAGACCAAAGCTAATCTTACGAATCTGCTTTCTAAAGGCTTCATTACAACCTTAACCAATCCGAAGGTTCTCTTGTTCTTTATCTCCTTCTTTCCTCAATTTGTTTCACCTGGAGGCGCGCACCAGACAGCCTCTTTTCTGATCCTGGGGATGGCTTACGCGCTGATCGCTTTTTTTGACTGA
- a CDS encoding ABC transporter substrate-binding protein encodes MKKYLLPLVALLATSSAFAAETKELRFGVDPTFAPFESKNPQGEVVGFDIDLGNAICQQLQAKCVWVESNFDGIIPSLKARKFDAILSGMYITDKRKKQIAFSDKIYSGPAFLVARKNSLASNSVDQLKGKTIGVEQGSAQETYANEQWRGKGVNVVAYQGADQVIRDLESGRIDGAVLSGVMAEYSFLNKPQGKEFAFVGTALQDDALFGAGAAIGLRKEDDKLRQELNGAIAAILADGTYKKLASKYFSFDIYTGK; translated from the coding sequence ATGAAAAAATACCTTTTACCGCTGGTCGCTCTGCTGGCGACATCGTCTGCCTTTGCAGCAGAGACCAAAGAGCTGCGTTTCGGCGTGGATCCGACCTTCGCCCCCTTCGAGTCAAAAAACCCGCAGGGCGAGGTGGTCGGTTTTGATATCGATCTGGGCAATGCCATCTGTCAGCAGCTGCAGGCGAAATGCGTCTGGGTTGAAAGCAACTTCGACGGCATCATTCCTTCCCTGAAGGCGCGTAAATTTGATGCCATCCTCTCCGGGATGTATATCACCGACAAACGTAAAAAGCAGATTGCCTTCAGCGACAAGATTTACAGCGGCCCGGCCTTCCTGGTGGCGCGTAAAAACAGTCTCGCCAGCAACAGTGTGGATCAGCTGAAAGGGAAAACCATCGGGGTTGAGCAGGGGTCCGCTCAGGAGACTTATGCCAATGAGCAGTGGCGCGGCAAGGGCGTTAACGTCGTGGCCTATCAGGGTGCCGATCAGGTGATCCGCGACCTCGAGTCCGGGCGCATTGACGGCGCGGTGCTCTCCGGGGTGATGGCGGAGTACAGCTTCCTCAACAAGCCGCAGGGTAAAGAGTTTGCCTTTGTCGGCACTGCACTGCAGGACGATGCCCTGTTTGGTGCCGGAGCGGCAATTGGCCTGCGCAAAGAGGATGACAAGCTGCGCCAGGAGCTGAACGGCGCCATCGCGGCGATCCTGGCCGACGGGACCTATAAAAAGCTCGCCTCAAAATACTTCAGCTTTGATATTTATACCGGCAAGTAA
- a CDS encoding M20 aminoacylase family protein translates to MSDCIIPEIKESEEEIIAIRRHLHANPELSLEEFNTSNLVARQLEGWGYQVTREIGKTGVVGSLSKGQGSKSIGLRADMDALPIFEATDLPWASTVPGKMHACGHDGHTAILLAAAKYIASDACQFNGTVHLIFQPAEEAIGGADLMIKDGLFDRFPCDRIFALHNMPYLPTGKFGFYEGNFMASADTVKITLKGYGGHGAHPERTVDPIVTGAALIMSLQSIVARNVPPGETAVVTVGTFQAGIASNVIPDSAVMELTVRSMKPEIRDLLIRRIQELTDFTARSYGATSEVEIYDSYPVLVNDAEQTAFARQLAVEFFGEEAVLDSVSPSNGSEDFAFMLQQRPGSYFLLGNGEKGEKGGCMVHNPGYDFNDEIITTGASFFARLVENYCR, encoded by the coding sequence ATGTCCGACTGTATCATTCCAGAAATAAAAGAATCAGAAGAAGAAATCATCGCCATCCGCCGTCATTTACATGCCAATCCTGAATTAAGCCTCGAAGAGTTTAATACCAGCAATCTGGTGGCTCGCCAGCTCGAAGGCTGGGGTTATCAGGTGACGCGCGAAATCGGAAAAACCGGTGTGGTCGGCTCGCTCAGCAAAGGCCAGGGCAGCAAATCCATCGGCCTGCGTGCCGATATGGACGCATTACCCATCTTTGAAGCCACCGATCTGCCCTGGGCCAGCACCGTCCCGGGTAAAATGCACGCCTGCGGCCACGACGGCCACACGGCGATTTTACTGGCCGCGGCGAAGTATATTGCCTCTGACGCCTGCCAGTTTAACGGCACCGTGCACCTTATCTTCCAGCCGGCCGAAGAGGCGATTGGCGGCGCGGATTTAATGATTAAAGACGGGCTGTTTGACCGCTTCCCCTGCGACCGTATTTTTGCCCTGCACAATATGCCTTACCTGCCGACCGGTAAGTTTGGCTTCTATGAAGGCAACTTTATGGCCTCCGCCGATACCGTGAAAATTACCCTGAAAGGGTACGGCGGGCATGGCGCGCACCCGGAACGCACCGTGGATCCGATCGTGACCGGGGCCGCCCTGATCATGTCCCTGCAAAGCATCGTGGCGCGTAACGTGCCGCCGGGTGAAACCGCCGTGGTGACGGTCGGGACCTTCCAGGCGGGCATTGCCTCCAACGTGATCCCGGACAGCGCGGTGATGGAGCTGACGGTGCGTTCGATGAAGCCGGAGATCCGCGACCTGCTGATCCGCCGCATTCAGGAGCTTACCGATTTCACCGCCCGCAGCTATGGCGCCACCAGCGAAGTGGAGATCTATGACTCCTACCCGGTGCTGGTCAACGATGCGGAACAGACCGCTTTCGCCCGCCAGCTGGCCGTCGAATTCTTTGGCGAGGAGGCGGTACTCGACAGCGTCTCCCCGTCCAATGGCAGTGAAGATTTTGCCTTTATGCTCCAGCAGCGTCCGGGCAGCTATTTCCTGCTGGGCAACGGCGAGAAAGGGGAAAAAGGCGGCTGCATGGTGCATAACCCCGGCTACGACTTCAATGACGAGATCATTACCACCGGGGCCTCCTTCTTTGCCCGTTTGGTTGAAAACTATTGCCGTTAA
- a CDS encoding GNAT family N-acetyltransferase — translation MEIQEGHNKFYVNDAEGNQVAEIVFVPTGEHLSIIEHTDVDPSLKGQGVGKQLVAKVVEKMRAENRKIIPLCPFAKHEFDNTREYDDIRA, via the coding sequence ATGGAAATTCAGGAAGGCCATAACAAATTTTATGTCAATGATGCCGAAGGCAACCAGGTCGCTGAGATCGTCTTTGTTCCTACCGGTGAACACCTCAGCATTATTGAGCATACCGATGTCGATCCCAGCCTGAAAGGACAGGGCGTGGGTAAACAGCTGGTGGCGAAGGTAGTGGAAAAGATGCGCGCAGAAAACCGCAAAATTATCCCCCTGTGCCCGTTTGCGAAACACGAATTTGATAACACCCGCGAGTATGACGATATCCGTGCCTGA
- a CDS encoding phage baseplate protein, translating into MATPGSLTIGGSDASRINSTSNSNNSSATRTKGENGFTILASVYNSSSDSYIQNYQAIVFDAVTDTGIRRQADITSYPVESGAEVSDHVQIKNNTFKLSGIISETPVRLEKDLLYSAGVNGTRISQAIEYLDKMFDSRQPITLVTEHKVYENVILSGISYDYKSEYAMQFDLEFEQIRLVSKATVNVIATKTQGNKSVGGTVKQKVVNNAPKKTEGDTVTTEFKK; encoded by the coding sequence ATGGCAACACCTGGAAGTTTAACTATCGGGGGCAGCGATGCCTCCCGTATCAATTCAACCTCGAATAGTAATAATAGCAGTGCTACCCGCACCAAAGGTGAAAACGGATTCACCATCCTGGCATCTGTATATAATTCGTCCTCAGATAGCTACATTCAAAACTATCAAGCGATAGTGTTTGATGCCGTGACGGATACGGGAATACGCAGACAGGCTGATATTACCAGCTATCCCGTTGAGAGCGGGGCAGAGGTGAGCGATCACGTTCAGATTAAGAATAATACATTCAAGCTCTCGGGGATTATTTCCGAAACTCCGGTGAGGCTGGAAAAGGATTTGTTATACAGCGCTGGTGTGAATGGCACTCGTATCAGTCAAGCTATCGAATACCTCGATAAGATGTTTGACAGTCGCCAGCCCATCACATTAGTGACAGAGCACAAAGTGTACGAGAATGTTATTCTCTCCGGCATTTCCTACGATTATAAATCTGAATACGCGATGCAATTCGATCTTGAATTTGAACAGATCAGACTTGTTAGCAAAGCTACAGTTAATGTTATCGCGACTAAAACGCAGGGAAATAAATCTGTAGGCGGTACGGTGAAACAGAAGGTAGTGAACAATGCACCTAAGAAAACCGAGGGTGATACGGTTACTACGGAGTTTAAGAAATAA